The Larus michahellis chromosome 18, bLarMic1.1, whole genome shotgun sequence genome contains the following window.
TATCCCTCCTTTTTCTCGCTTCGCGTGCCCTCGCATACAAGGTGAGGCTCAGTTTGGTTCCCAGCAGCCGCCGGATGCTCAGAAccggcaaaaaaccccaccaaacctgCAGAAGGTGAAGGTTTGGGGAGGCCCCCAGCAGAGCCACCGGGGCTCTGGGGACCAACACAACTGGCAAAAGTACCTGAAGGTGTTTTTCATATGGATTTACAGTTCAGTGCTCGCCCGCAGCTGGTAAAGCGCAGCCGCCGGAGGGCACAGCATGGAGGGAAACCATATTTCTGCATCAGAGCAGAGGGGGACAGAGCTCACCTTGGGGTGTCACCTTGTGCTTCCCCAGGGAGTGGTTGTCTCCAAAGGACTCATGGAGAAGGGTGTCATGGCAATCAGGGCGGGCATGGCTGGCAACCAGGGAGGTGACACCTCGCTTTggtcctccctctcctcttctaGATTTCACCCTTCCCTGGAAGGGCGGCTGCGGGGGCTCTCGGGGATGGGAACTGGGAGGACCATCCCCACTGCAGCCCTCAAGGAGCAGAGATGAGAAGCCCCACAAACACCCCTTAGTCCCACCTTGTTCCTGGCCCAAGTCTTGCAACTGGGCCAAGCATTAACCCCTGCACCCATCACCTGCAGGGCGAAACTGGGGAGGGgatctttacactgagggtgctgagacactggcccaggttgcccagagagggggtggaggccccatccctggagacattcaaggccaggctggatgaggctctgagcaacctgatctagttgaagatgcccctgctcactgcagggggttggactagatggcctttagaggtcccttccaacccaacgcgttctgtgattctatgattctacgatctgCCCGCGCTGCTGTGCAGCTGGGGTACAACCCCGGGGGTGAcccccatcctctccccccctgcccagggatgTGACAGTGCCACCGGTCACATCTCGTTTCCCGGGCACATCCCCTGTGCTCGGCCCGGGTTTGGCGGGCGGGCTCGTCTCTGGCTCTGGTGTAGACCCACACCAGTCGTGGTCACCTCCATCAAAGGCGGCCACCACGACGAGCAGAGCCTGGGGACACGAGGCTTGGACGGGGCCCAGGGCGCAGGCACCGGCCGCCCCAGCGTCTGCGCCGCATTCAAAACCGGCCCCGAGGGGAAAGTCCCCATCGAGGAGGATTTACATGAGCAGGAAAGGGGCCGTCTCACTTAGCGGCAGCTTTGCCATTTTTAGGTTCGGAGACCAAGCCGGTGGGAGAGGCCGCTGTGTTCTGCAGACGGGAGGGCCGGCGAACTGGATGCTTCCCCGCCGTTTGGGGTGAAAGATGGCTGATTTTTGCACGAGGCTCTGGGTGCTCCAGGCCAACCTCTGGCTGATGGCCCTCGTCACAGGTAGGCATCAAACGCGGGCTTTGCACCTCGGAGCAAGGAAACACGTAGCCAGGAGATGCGCCCTGGCTCGGTGCAATGAGGGGCTTCGCCCAGGGCTGGCTTTCAATGAGCTGGTTTTAAGCTCTGCAACCGTTGCTCTCTGTCGCTCGGAGCCGGGATGGACTCGCGGGGGCCCGGGGATCAACATCTGCCTcgggttttgggttttgcttcCCATTGGGGCGCAGGGATGGGACACGACTGTCTTGACCCCCACCATGGGAGCTTTCTGGGGCGGCTGAGGGTGTGCCGAGCCTGCCCAGCTGCGGTTGCAGGTGTCAGGAAAGAAGGGGTTGGGTCTTTTTTTACCATTTATTGTTCTCGGAGGCCTAAGGACGGGGCCGGCACATCGCTGAGGCCACGGCCAAGCCACGTCCCTTTGCTTTGTGGGGTTCAGTGCGCGGGAGCAGaggagaaatgggaggaaaaatggGTTTGGGGGTGATTTGGAGGCCCTGTGTGAACACCCCGGTGCTGCTCCCCTTTGCATCCctgtggagaagcagcagctaaagcCGGGACCCAGCTCCTGTCCCCTTCCAACTCCTCTTGCTCGGTGCAGGGACACCCACAAAATCCTGCGGCAGGAGGAAATGCCTTGGATTCTCTCGGATGGAGATTTCTCTCGGATGGAGAAAGTTGTGCCCTCAGGGGAACGGGCATTTCAAGGGTTTTATTGGGTGGCCACCCAAGTCCAGCACGGATTGGGCAATTAAAGTGTTTCTGTTGGGTGGCCACCAACATGGATTCAAGGTCACAAGGTTTCGCCCTGGCTCTCCTGGGTGGCTTGGAGGGAGGACAGGGGAAGCTCAGCCCACCCATGGTTGCGATGGAAATCCTGGCTTTGAGGAACGTGAGGGCTCTCAGGGTGAGGAACCAGCCTGGCCTTCGTTtagaaacaccaacaaaacacGGAGAGCAAAGCCCCGTGTCCCGCCTGGCCGGCAGGACCGCAGGTGACAGGGAGACGTATCCAACGCACAGCCCGGACAAGGCGCATCTCCCcgtctcaaaaaaaaataacaaaatgaggATGGAAGGGGGAGTTTGCCTGAGGAGATgtaggtgctggagctgaagagGGCAGCACGGACCTGGAAGAggctctggggaagggaggggacccCATGGCGAAGGTCTGGGTGGCAAGGCAGCAGAACTCAGGCTGGGGAATTGaaccttctttcttcttcttcttcttcttcttcttcttctgtttggaggggaggcaggggggagtTTTGCAGCTGCCCCAACGTGCTGGGAGGTGGTGCAGCCCCCACCTCCGTGCCAGCTTCCCCGCGGTGGGGTTTGGCGAATATCGATCGAGCGGATGGAGCCGGGCACTGAAGCGATGCGATAAACAGGTCTGGTGcttcctgcccagctgcagcaagAGGAACCGAGGCACAGGAGCACCGGAGCTGTGGGCAggggcacccacgggtgctggggggtccctgTCTTGCCCCCTTTCCTGCACTGGATTGTAGGTCGCATGGCTCCATCCAGCTTTTGTCCCAGGGGGGCTGCACGGTCCCAAGGTCTGAGATCCTGCCCTGGCCATCACGGTGCTCTGAGCCCAGGGAAGCCCCGGCAGGGAAAGTGTTTCTGGTTGATTCAGAAAACAGAGAGTGTAAATAAAGAGGTGCGAGTCTGTCTGAAAGGCTGCCAGCCTGGGGCAGCTGTAATAGCACAGGCAGGTTTCGCCGGGCCGTCAACCAGAGAGCAGCTTAGGGAAAATTCAGGAGATGGGACAGAAATGGAAGGGTGTGAATCCAAATCTCCACCGCTCTGTGTCCTCTGAGCAGGGCTGTGGTTGATGCTCCCCAGCACTCCATCCCGCATGGAGTAGGCACGAAAGACCCGTGGGATGTGACATCCCACGTGGGACGTGCCATCCCACGTGGGACAACCTACACGGGTTTGTCCTACACGGGCTTGTCCTACATGAGCTCCTGGCCACTGTCTGAGGGCCCTTCTGTCTTGCAGGTGGGACGTCAGCAAACAAGAACAGCACCATCAGCAGCACAGGTAACCTCCCAGACCCATCGGGCTCTTCCCTAcctgtgtccccagggtccctcccGTCCCCGCTGGCTATGCCACGAAGGTGCTGCTCCCCTGCGGAGCTGGAGATGTCCCATCACCCACCGCCCTTCCCCGTCACAGAGGCGATTCCCAGGCTGTCACCTCCTCCGCGGCGTTTCCCCAGCCCTGCACCTCGCTCTCCCTCCGCTGAGGGAGAACCCATTTTGTCTTTCCAAAGACCACACGCGTTTTCCGCTCTGCGTTTGCAGAGCACGGTGCCTGAACAAGCCCATGCCTTGGAACCGGGCGCTTATGCCATTCCCACCCGCGGGGTGTTAGGCATCAACTCTGCAACCCGAACGAGCCCTCAAACTCACCAGCTCTGGGGCCAAAACACGGGCAAAAATACAAAATGcgtcaaaattttaaaaatatggaagcaTGAAAGAAGCCAGCTGGGGAGATGGGGCTGTCCTAGCAAAGGCTCTGTGGTGTGTGTCAACGCAGGGTGTTATTTTGGAGCTGGGACCAATGAGATGTACAAAGAGAGGGGTGGGAGCAGCAAAAAAGTACTCAAATGAAGCCATTCCCACACCACAGTAAATCAGAGTTTCCGTTAAACGCGCATTTTCACCAAAAGTCTCTGATTTCTGTCCCCGGACGATGATGACTGACCAAAACAAAGctgaatcccagaatcccagagtggccggggtgggaagggccctctggagatcatcccctccaacccccggccagagcagggtcacccagagcaggtggcacaggaacgcggccaggcggggttggaatggctccagagacggagactcccccacctctctgggcagcctgtgccagggctctgccaccctcacagcaaagaagttcctcctcctgttgagatggaacttcccaggggcaagtttgtgcccgttaccccttgtcctgtccccgggcaccactgagaagagcctggccccatgctcaAAAGCAGTATAATCCATGAAAACGGAAAGCTCTTGAtttgggagatgctggggggggaaGTCTCATGAAGTGGCTTTTTCTCTGAGGCTCCCCGGGTGCCGGGTCCTTGCTGGCCGTGACCACCCTTGTGCCCTGGCAGGCGGCGGGTGCCCTGTGGTGCAGCAGCACCCGCGGTACGTGGCAGCCAAGAAGAACATGCCCGTCCACTTCATCTGCTCCTCCAAGGACCCCGACAGCATGCAGTGGTACAAAATGGTGGAGAACAGTAACGACATGCACGAGCTGCCCGACTCCCCCCGCTACAACATCAAGAGGGAAGGCAAATTCATCAACTTCACCATCTTCAGGATCACCTACGAGGACAACGGCATCTACGTGTGTGACAGCAAGAACCTCAGGGCGGAGAAGAAGCGACCGCACAGGTGCGGGACGGAGCTCAGAGTGATGGGTGAGTGGGAGACCCAGGAGatgctctttcttcttctctcacCTTTTCCCCCGCCATGCGAATCCCGTATCACGCTCCTGTGCACCCACCCCATGCTGGTGGGACCCCTTCAGATACAACTGTAGAAGCACGGTTTCTTTGCCCATTGCCAGCCACCAAGCAGCAGGATACCCCCCCTGTTTTCCCTGGCACATCCATCCCACAGAAACACATCCCATGGACTGCATTCCCATAACAAATCAGAGTTTTCCTGGTCCTGGCTAGTGGTGGCTCCTGGCCAAGGTATCTCATCCCAGAGCTGGTCCCTGATGACAACCCCGGGGGCAGTTTGCATTGCTCTGGTCTCTCCCGAGGGGGAGGGTATgtcaccctgccccccccccatccgCTCTGCTGACACGAACCTGTGGCCAGGCCGAGCTCGTCCCCGTTCCGTGGGAGCTTGGCACGGAGGTGGGACTTAGGGCTCTCCCTGTGCTCCTGCTCCCAGGTCACAGCAACATCCAGCAGATCCAGAGCAGGAACACCCTGAAAGATGCCATCATCATCATCCAGTCCATCCTGCTGGTCGTCTTCATCAGCGTCCCCATGCTCCTCTTCCTAGATAAAGTAAGTGACAGCATCTCCAGCCCATCATCAGATGTATCTCCAGGCACCAGCCTGGGATGTCCCCAGGGGTAGGACGCTGCTAGGGATGGCTATGGGCAGGCACTGGGCTTGGGGCTGTTGCATACGGGAAATAAGCATCtaaaatggggtgggggggactgCCTGGATTTGCATTTGGAAGCCGCTGGACCTGGCCTGGGGGGACGAggctgggacaggggacagaggATCCCAGTGGGTGCTGGTGACACCCAACCTGTGACTCTCCTCTCCACAGGGTGAAGGCAAGGAAAGCCCGGAGGAGGACCACACCTACGAGGTAACGCTGCGTTAATTAGAGAAATGCCTCTGTAATATCAACCTGAGCCTTGAAACGGCCGGTTGTGCCCTTCTTGGGTGTCTCCTGGGCACCACCAGCCCTTGCAGGGCATCTTCCTCCCAAGTGCTTCTTGCACTTCAGCCGTAAAGAGCTGCTTGGAAGACCAAACCAAGCTCTGAGCACATCCAGCCACCTATCTCCACCTTCTCCCCTCTCAGAGGCCGCCCCGATCTCCAGGGGAATAGCCTAGAGATGGGTCTCTGCTTGAGGCTCCCAAGGCGGGGACGCGCTGTGGCCAAGGCCATGGTCCCCTTCCCGTGTCTCAACCTCCTTCTTCTTGGCACAGGGCCTGGAGGTGGAGCAGATGGCCACCTACGAGGACATCACTCCTTTCCGGGACGTGAAGGCCAAGTGGACGGTTGGGGAGCACCCGGGTGAAGAGTGAGGGGTCCTGCGCCCACCGCCTGGCCGGCACCGGTGGCATGGCTCCCTGCCAGCACCTTGCCGGCGCCTGCGGGGAGGGGCCCCCGGTTCCTGCCCTGGACCACGGCTCTGATGGGTGCCCGAATCCCGGGCTGCAAACCATCTCCAGCAGCCTTGCGCGGAACTCGGGTCCTGCTGCCCACCAAAGGCTGCCCTGTCGCTCTCACCGCCCCGCTGATGAACCCCTAAAGCCTATGTAGAAATTAGAAGCTACCTGCAATCCCCCTGGTAGCGAACTGGCCCCAAACCCCGGGCAGCCCCACACCACGGCGCTGAGCTCCTGCATGGTTAATGCAATGGAAGTACCAGGGTGGGTGGCgggtctcctccagccccaccatcCCTGGGAAGGAGAGGACCGGACATGATCCCTCTCCGTCCTGCAAGGACCCTCCTGGGCTGTGAGACCCCgctgcagccctggcagaggagcCGAGGTGAGCAGTACCATGTGGGTTTTACAAGAAGCGGATTTTGGGCCACTGTTTAGCTCTTCAGCCACAGACGTGTCCAGCAGGCCAAGCTGGCAGTCGTCTAAAATGGAGGATCCTCCAAAAGAACCTCTTTCTCCCCAAAGACTACAGGAAAAGCTGGGCAGACAGCTGTCACCCAGAGGGTCTTGCGCAAGTCTTGTTCCTCTCCAGGCAAGAGCTGGCCCATATCACAAGGACGTCCCCTTGGTGAGGGCCATGTCCGATCTCAGAACCTACGGGAAGGATGTAAACTGTGGGACTCAAATGTCCATCTGCTTTTTCAAGCCCTAATAAAGATAACGGGTAAATTCACATCCTGCTCCGTCCTGCCGTGCCCGGTTGGGGGGTGTCCCATAACCCTGGTGCCAGGGTTGG
Protein-coding sequences here:
- the CD79B gene encoding B-cell antigen receptor complex-associated protein beta chain produces the protein MADFCTRLWVLQANLWLMALVTGGTSANKNSTISSTGGGCPVVQQHPRYVAAKKNMPVHFICSSKDPDSMQWYKMVENSNDMHELPDSPRYNIKREGKFINFTIFRITYEDNGIYVCDSKNLRAEKKRPHRCGTELRVMGHSNIQQIQSRNTLKDAIIIIQSILLVVFISVPMLLFLDKGEGKESPEEDHTYEGLEVEQMATYEDITPFRDVKAKWTVGEHPGEE